Proteins encoded by one window of Aphis gossypii isolate Hap1 chromosome X, ASM2018417v2, whole genome shotgun sequence:
- the LOC126552882 gene encoding ras-related GTP-binding protein B-like, with protein sequence MSNVHKLENTLKLFAEEMECDEVILFERATLLVVAKYVRVPPSDEKRPQRVSKTIKNFKAKLDRNKISHDLFEIKLSRLTIFIHKFIFDTFLMVVTRDTLTELISFNIKSLKAHFSKLLQDSCQQPKTSG encoded by the exons ATGTCAAATGTTCATAAATTGGAAAatacattgaaattatttgcTGAAGAAATGGAATGTGATGAAGTGATACTATTTGAGCGGGCTACTTTGCTTGTAGTAGCTAAGTATGTACGTGTACCACCTAGTGATGAAAAAAGACCTCAAAGggtttcaaaaactataaaaaacttCAAAGCAAAATTGga CCGAAACAAGATATCCCATGACCTGTTTGAAATTAAGCTTTCGAGGTTAACAATATTCatacacaaatttatatttgatacgtTTTTAATGGTTGTGACACGCGATACAT TGACCGAATTGATTTCGTTCAACATCAAAAGCTTAAAagcacatttttcaaaattattacaagacAGCTGCCAACAACCAAAAACAAGTGGTTAA
- the LOC114130894 gene encoding MAD2L1-binding protein-like isoform X2, which translates to MATCDVCVHLSDIMTPQSFSSLIQTLIKYLVYEKQLIPYPYDRLKLYVQKYKELNFEENSRCNLKNKYRLESEKYYKKVSDAIESLETVFRCIENEFLSQVENHIESVVILIGSSVLNPLTVFNINVPELSYSHCEKQHSSRQHIDNVFRNILNNDKFNDILTSNIMVETNLYVMFKVKKGGKMATDWCVPKEQFRTFRGKQVVLRFDQPHNEINAKKYETCCIKDCLNFEVFVDFDNQTSVQTLQTFDNTFTNSVVDWYLGKHHITGFKNYKYNGIPISDTWLNPTIIDRLVL; encoded by the exons ATGGCAACTTGCGATGTATGCGTTCACTTGTCCGACATCATGACACCACAGTCGTTTTCCAGCTTAATCCaaacgttaataaaatatttggtctATGAAAAGCAACTTATTCCTTATCCTTACGACCGTTTGAAATTATACGTGCAGAAATACAAAGAACTGAACTTTGAG GAAAACAGTCGCtgtaatctaaaaaataaatacagacTGGAGTccgagaaatattataaaaaagtttcagATGCGATAGAAAGTCTTGAAACAGTTTTCCGG tgcattGAAAATGAATTTCTTAGCCAAGTGGAAAACCATATAGAATcagttgtaatattaattggaTCAAGTGTACTTAATCCTTtaactgtatttaatataaatgtaccgGAATTAAGTTACTCACATTGTGAAAAACAACATTCTTCTAGGCAGCATATAGATAATGTATTTAG gaatatCTTGAATAATGACaagtttaatgatatattaacatcaaatataatggttgaaacaaatttatatgtgATGTTCAAAGTAAAGAAAGGTGGAAAAATGGCTACTGATTGGTGTGTACCCAAGGAGCAATTTCGTACTTTCCGAGGTAAACAAGTAGTCTTGAGATTTGACCAACCACATAATGAGATCAACGCGAAGAAATATGAAACATGTTGCATCAaagattgtttaaattttgaagtatttgTTGATTTTGACAATCAGACAAGTGTACAAACATTACAAACATTTGATAATACATTCACAAATAGTGTTGTTGATTGGTATTTAGGAAAACATCATATAactggttttaaaaattataagtacaatgGAATTCCTATATCAGATACTTGGTTGAATCCAACTATCATTGATCGTTTGGTATTATAA
- the LOC114130894 gene encoding MAD2L1-binding protein-like isoform X1, which yields MATCDVCVHLSDIMTPQSFSSLIQTLIKYLVYEKQLIPYPYDRLKLYVQKYKELNFEQENSRCNLKNKYRLESEKYYKKVSDAIESLETVFRCIENEFLSQVENHIESVVILIGSSVLNPLTVFNINVPELSYSHCEKQHSSRQHIDNVFRNILNNDKFNDILTSNIMVETNLYVMFKVKKGGKMATDWCVPKEQFRTFRGKQVVLRFDQPHNEINAKKYETCCIKDCLNFEVFVDFDNQTSVQTLQTFDNTFTNSVVDWYLGKHHITGFKNYKYNGIPISDTWLNPTIIDRLVL from the exons ATGGCAACTTGCGATGTATGCGTTCACTTGTCCGACATCATGACACCACAGTCGTTTTCCAGCTTAATCCaaacgttaataaaatatttggtctATGAAAAGCAACTTATTCCTTATCCTTACGACCGTTTGAAATTATACGTGCAGAAATACAAAGAACTGAACTTTGAG cAGGAAAACAGTCGCtgtaatctaaaaaataaatacagacTGGAGTccgagaaatattataaaaaagtttcagATGCGATAGAAAGTCTTGAAACAGTTTTCCGG tgcattGAAAATGAATTTCTTAGCCAAGTGGAAAACCATATAGAATcagttgtaatattaattggaTCAAGTGTACTTAATCCTTtaactgtatttaatataaatgtaccgGAATTAAGTTACTCACATTGTGAAAAACAACATTCTTCTAGGCAGCATATAGATAATGTATTTAG gaatatCTTGAATAATGACaagtttaatgatatattaacatcaaatataatggttgaaacaaatttatatgtgATGTTCAAAGTAAAGAAAGGTGGAAAAATGGCTACTGATTGGTGTGTACCCAAGGAGCAATTTCGTACTTTCCGAGGTAAACAAGTAGTCTTGAGATTTGACCAACCACATAATGAGATCAACGCGAAGAAATATGAAACATGTTGCATCAaagattgtttaaattttgaagtatttgTTGATTTTGACAATCAGACAAGTGTACAAACATTACAAACATTTGATAATACATTCACAAATAGTGTTGTTGATTGGTATTTAGGAAAACATCATATAactggttttaaaaattataagtacaatgGAATTCCTATATCAGATACTTGGTTGAATCCAACTATCATTGATCGTTTGGTATTATAA